Proteins co-encoded in one Actinomadura luteofluorescens genomic window:
- a CDS encoding MFS transporter has translation MFRSLRNHNFRLYTAGQVVSNTGTWMQRIAQDWLVLDLAHGSGTALGITTGLQFLPMLLFGLWGGVIADRYSKRRVLMLTQVSMGVLALILGLLAISGTAQVWHVYVLAFGLGVATVVDNPTRQTFVVEMVGKRDLPNAIALNSATFNGARLLGPAVAGVLIALIGTGPVFLVNAASFGAVLLGIYAMRGDELHQAAPVKRAKGQLREGLRYVRGRRDLMLVLILIGFLATFGMNFSTTVALVAKEVFHSDASAFGLASSMLALGALSGALLAARRVARPRLRLLVVMGLVFGALEVLTGLMPTYWSFLALLVPTGIAMMTIMTAANASVQLGVAPEMRGRVMALYMLVFLGTNPLGAPAVGWLAEHFGARASLVLGGLVSVVAALAVGALAARWRADERRVAAR, from the coding sequence ATGTTCCGCTCCCTCCGCAACCACAACTTCCGCCTGTACACCGCGGGCCAGGTCGTCTCCAACACCGGGACGTGGATGCAGCGGATCGCGCAGGACTGGCTCGTCCTCGATCTCGCCCACGGCAGCGGCACCGCGCTCGGCATCACGACCGGCCTGCAGTTCCTGCCGATGCTGCTGTTCGGCCTGTGGGGCGGCGTCATCGCCGACCGCTACTCCAAGCGCCGCGTGCTGATGCTGACGCAGGTGTCGATGGGCGTGCTCGCGCTGATCCTCGGCCTCCTCGCGATCTCCGGCACGGCGCAGGTGTGGCACGTGTACGTGCTGGCGTTCGGGCTCGGCGTCGCGACCGTCGTGGACAACCCGACCCGCCAGACGTTCGTGGTCGAGATGGTCGGCAAGCGCGACCTGCCGAACGCGATCGCGCTGAACAGCGCCACCTTCAACGGCGCGCGGCTGCTCGGCCCGGCCGTCGCCGGCGTGCTGATCGCGCTGATCGGCACCGGCCCGGTCTTCCTGGTGAACGCGGCGTCGTTCGGCGCCGTCCTGCTCGGCATCTACGCCATGCGGGGGGACGAACTGCACCAGGCCGCGCCGGTTAAGCGCGCCAAGGGCCAGCTCCGCGAGGGGCTCCGCTACGTGCGCGGGCGCCGCGACCTGATGCTCGTGCTCATCCTCATCGGCTTCCTCGCCACGTTCGGCATGAACTTCAGCACTACGGTCGCCCTGGTGGCCAAGGAGGTCTTCCACAGCGACGCCTCCGCGTTCGGCCTCGCGTCGAGCATGCTGGCGCTGGGCGCGCTCAGCGGCGCCCTCCTGGCCGCCCGGAGGGTGGCCCGGCCCCGGCTGCGGCTGCTGGTGGTGATGGGCCTGGTGTTCGGGGCGCTGGAGGTCCTCACCGGCCTGATGCCGACGTACTGGTCGTTCCTGGCGCTGCTGGTGCCGACCGGCATCGCGATGATGACGATCATGACGGCGGCGAACGCGTCCGTCCAGCTCGGGGTCGCGCCCGAGATGCGCGGCCGCGTCATGGCCCTCTACATGCTGGTGTTCCTCGGGACGAACCCGCTGGGCGCGCCCGCGGTCGGCTGGCTGGCCGAGCACTTCGGCGCGCGGGCCTCCCTCGTCCTCGGCGGGCTGGTCTCCGTCGTCGCCGCCCTCGCCGTGGGCGCCCTGGCCGCGCGGTGGAGGGCCGACGAGCGCCGGGTCGCCGCGCGGTAA
- a CDS encoding MarR family transcriptional regulator — MTMPPIRGRTASAPGLAEELRISIARLSRRLRTLRPSAAGEASTLSLTQFAALAAIERHGSMTPRELADHEKVQPPSMTRVIAYLEDRGLVARSPHPTDGRQVVLNATDEGAALLADERRRKEAWLALRLSELTDEEREILRRAAPVIDKLSRS; from the coding sequence ATGACAATGCCACCGATCCGGGGCCGCACGGCGTCCGCGCCGGGGCTGGCCGAGGAGCTGCGCATCTCGATCGCGCGGCTGTCGCGCCGGCTGCGCACGCTGCGGCCGTCCGCGGCGGGCGAGGCGAGCACGCTGTCGCTCACGCAGTTCGCCGCGCTCGCCGCCATCGAGCGGCACGGGTCGATGACACCGCGCGAGCTGGCCGACCACGAGAAGGTGCAGCCGCCCTCGATGACCCGCGTCATCGCCTACCTGGAGGATCGGGGGCTCGTCGCGCGCAGCCCGCACCCGACCGACGGGCGCCAGGTCGTGCTGAACGCAACCGACGAGGGCGCCGCCCTGCTCGCCGACGAGCGCCGCCGCAAGGAGGCCTGGCTCGCCCTGCGCCTCAGCGAGCTGACCGACGAGGAGCGCGAGATCCTCCGCCGCGCCGCCCCCGTCATCGACAAGCTCAGCCGTTCCTGA
- a CDS encoding TetR-like C-terminal domain-containing protein — protein sequence MPRAGLSPDAVVDAAVAVVDAEGPGALTLAAVAGRAGVATPSLYKHVRNLAELRHLVTARVLEELAERLGEAALGRSGDDAVRALMYAYRAYVVAHPGRYGAMEQTAEPEGVPSGDAAERLLNILYGALRGYALEGPELVHAARCLRSAVHGFAVLEAAGGFGLPADLEASYELLITMVISGLAGRGRVA from the coding sequence ATGCCCCGTGCGGGACTGTCGCCCGACGCGGTCGTGGACGCCGCCGTCGCCGTCGTGGACGCCGAGGGCCCCGGTGCCCTCACGCTGGCGGCGGTGGCGGGAAGGGCCGGGGTCGCGACCCCCTCCCTGTACAAGCATGTCCGCAATCTCGCCGAGTTGCGACACCTGGTGACCGCCCGCGTCCTGGAGGAGCTCGCCGAACGGCTCGGGGAGGCCGCGCTCGGGCGGTCCGGCGACGACGCCGTCCGGGCGCTGATGTACGCCTACCGGGCGTACGTGGTCGCGCATCCGGGCCGCTACGGGGCGATGGAGCAGACGGCGGAGCCGGAGGGCGTCCCGTCGGGCGACGCCGCGGAGCGGCTGCTGAACATCCTGTACGGGGCGTTGCGCGGCTACGCCCTGGAGGGGCCGGAGCTCGTCCACGCGGCGCGCTGCCTGCGCTCGGCCGTCCACGGGTTCGCCGTCCTGGAGGCGGCGGGCGGTTTCGGGCTGCCCGCGGACCTGGAGGCCAGCTATGAGCTGCTCATCACGATGGTCATCAGCGGACTGGCGGGCCGGGGCCGCGTAGCCTGA
- a CDS encoding DUF2530 domain-containing protein: protein MSPPRRPDPPPMQTNDVRVAAAGALAWAVALVVLLIVGLPSQDRWWLWVCCVGIGIGLFGVWYVPRLQAGRARQEADRAAKREASR from the coding sequence ATGAGCCCTCCGCGCCGCCCGGACCCGCCGCCGATGCAGACCAACGACGTCCGCGTCGCGGCCGCAGGGGCGCTCGCCTGGGCGGTGGCGCTCGTCGTGCTGCTGATCGTCGGACTGCCGTCGCAGGACCGCTGGTGGCTGTGGGTGTGCTGCGTCGGCATCGGGATCGGGCTGTTCGGCGTGTGGTACGTCCCCAGGCTCCAGGCCGGGCGGGCCCGGCAGGAGGCCGACCGCGCCGCCAAGCGCGAGGCGTCCCGCTGA
- a CDS encoding sacsin N-terminal ATP-binding-like domain-containing protein translates to MEDVFGARALRERVLRAWAESPARFREDANAEEDHALGGYRDRVVIELAQNAADAARRAAVPGRLALTLRTGGEPLLIAANTGAPLDAAGVEALSTLRASAKRDEPATAGRFGVGFAAVVAVSDTPAVASGTAGVEWSSVRARELVEGIAGLEEELGRRGGHVPLLRLPFALERAPEVPEGYDTVVRLPLRDEAVEPVRRQLGQVGAALMLALPALEHVEIDVDGDVRTLTAERRAPGEVVIDGGLWRTVEEHGELPAELLRDRPVEERARPFWQVRWALPEEGLPEGTPGVLHAPTPSDERLDLPALLIASFPLAPDRRHVAPGALTDFLIDRAAEAYVRLLGELPVSPRVLDLVPGPIAAGELDARIRRVVRERLPEAPVLPHRTRGRDAIAVDAPAAFVEVLGGGDTGGDAVVGGLLPPEWPARSPALAALGVRRVELADVIDELAAVDREPAWWHRVYEALTGAATDALGALPVPLAGGTGRVVRGPRGLLIADGVDPAGLDVLGLRFVHPEAVHPLLARLGAVEAGPRAVLADAAVRAAVEESFDSDDPDAVAEAVLGLVAAAHADPGDEPWLAELALPGDDGELYPAGELLLPDSPLRGLMADDAPFGVVDGEVLERWGAETLAAAGVLDGFALAKAEDVNLTGLADEAESLDLDDEDLWADEVLRRIGEQDLPPLVPEFTAVRDLELVDDWAAALRVLAAPPWRSAIVDPAHVALHTGRRVAVPSYTAWWLSRRPVLDGRRPGEFRLGGDEALAGLYDVAPQGLDEHLLLALGVRTSLVELLDEPGGAQELLDRLGDAQRPVGRAQLGGLWTALADAPDAAVEPPDRVRAVVDGDVEVVDAADALVLDGPDVLPLLEGQPLVIAAQGRDARLAELLDLPLAGDEIPGVVESDGVDRPVPEVVRAVLPGAPGEYLAHERLIVDGQEVPWWTRDGRIHASGAAGLARALAWSAGHWGDRLLLEAVLRAPETLPVLLAEDDLEP, encoded by the coding sequence ATGGAGGACGTGTTCGGCGCGCGGGCGCTGCGTGAGCGGGTCCTGCGCGCCTGGGCCGAGTCCCCGGCGCGCTTCCGCGAGGACGCCAACGCCGAGGAGGACCACGCGCTCGGCGGCTACCGCGACCGCGTGGTCATCGAGCTGGCGCAGAACGCCGCCGACGCCGCCCGGCGCGCCGCGGTGCCCGGCCGCCTCGCCCTGACGCTGCGCACCGGCGGGGAGCCGCTGCTGATCGCGGCGAACACGGGGGCGCCGCTGGACGCCGCCGGCGTGGAGGCCCTCTCGACGCTGCGCGCCTCGGCCAAGCGCGACGAGCCGGCCACCGCCGGCCGCTTCGGCGTGGGCTTCGCCGCCGTCGTCGCGGTGTCCGACACCCCGGCCGTCGCGTCGGGGACGGCGGGGGTCGAGTGGTCGTCGGTGCGGGCCAGGGAGCTGGTCGAGGGGATCGCGGGCCTGGAGGAGGAGCTGGGGCGGCGCGGCGGGCACGTGCCGCTGCTGCGGCTGCCGTTCGCTCTGGAGCGGGCTCCCGAGGTCCCGGAGGGCTACGACACGGTCGTGCGGCTGCCGCTGCGGGACGAGGCGGTCGAGCCGGTCCGGCGGCAGCTCGGGCAGGTGGGGGCGGCGCTCATGCTGGCGCTGCCCGCTCTTGAGCACGTCGAGATCGACGTCGACGGGGACGTCCGGACGCTGACCGCCGAACGGCGCGCCCCGGGCGAAGTGGTCATCGACGGCGGCCTGTGGCGGACGGTCGAGGAGCACGGGGAGCTCCCAGCGGAGCTCCTGCGGGACCGTCCCGTGGAGGAGCGGGCCCGGCCGTTCTGGCAGGTGCGGTGGGCCCTGCCAGAGGAGGGGCTCCCGGAGGGCACGCCCGGCGTCCTGCATGCGCCCACCCCCAGCGACGAGCGTCTCGACCTGCCCGCGCTGCTCATCGCGTCGTTCCCGCTCGCGCCCGACAGGCGGCATGTCGCGCCCGGTGCGCTGACGGACTTCCTCATCGACCGGGCCGCCGAGGCCTACGTGCGGTTGCTCGGCGAGCTGCCCGTCTCCCCAAGGGTGCTGGATCTCGTGCCGGGGCCGATCGCCGCCGGGGAGCTGGACGCGCGGATCCGGCGCGTGGTCCGGGAGCGGCTCCCGGAGGCGCCCGTCCTGCCGCACCGCACCCGCGGGCGCGACGCGATCGCCGTGGACGCGCCCGCCGCGTTCGTGGAGGTGCTCGGCGGCGGAGACACCGGTGGCGACGCCGTCGTGGGCGGCCTGCTGCCGCCGGAGTGGCCCGCGCGGAGCCCGGCGCTGGCGGCGCTCGGCGTGCGGCGGGTCGAGCTGGCCGACGTGATCGACGAGCTGGCCGCTGTGGACCGGGAACCGGCGTGGTGGCATCGGGTGTACGAGGCGCTCACCGGAGCCGCCACGGACGCGCTGGGAGCTCTCCCGGTGCCACTGGCGGGAGGGACGGGGCGCGTGGTGCGGGGGCCGCGCGGGCTGCTGATCGCGGACGGCGTCGATCCCGCGGGCCTGGACGTGCTGGGGCTGCGCTTCGTCCACCCGGAGGCCGTGCACCCGCTCCTGGCGCGGCTCGGCGCGGTCGAGGCCGGCCCGCGGGCCGTGCTGGCCGACGCGGCCGTGCGGGCGGCCGTCGAGGAGTCCTTCGACTCCGACGACCCCGACGCGGTCGCCGAGGCCGTGCTGGGACTGGTCGCGGCCGCGCACGCCGATCCCGGCGACGAGCCGTGGCTGGCCGAGCTCGCGCTGCCCGGCGACGACGGCGAGCTCTACCCGGCGGGCGAGCTGCTGCTGCCGGACAGTCCGCTGCGTGGGCTCATGGCCGACGACGCCCCGTTCGGCGTCGTGGACGGCGAGGTCCTGGAGCGGTGGGGCGCGGAGACGCTCGCGGCCGCCGGCGTCCTGGACGGGTTCGCGCTGGCCAAGGCCGAGGACGTCAACCTCACGGGTCTCGCCGACGAGGCCGAGAGCCTCGACCTCGACGACGAGGACCTGTGGGCCGACGAGGTGCTGCGCCGGATCGGCGAGCAGGACCTCCCCCCGCTCGTCCCCGAGTTCACGGCGGTCCGCGACCTCGAACTCGTCGACGACTGGGCGGCGGCGCTCAGGGTCCTCGCCGCACCGCCGTGGCGGTCCGCGATCGTGGACCCCGCCCATGTCGCCCTGCACACCGGGCGGCGTGTCGCCGTCCCGTCCTACACGGCGTGGTGGCTGAGCCGCCGTCCCGTTCTGGACGGCCGCAGGCCGGGGGAGTTCCGCCTGGGCGGCGATGAGGCGCTGGCAGGGCTGTACGACGTCGCGCCCCAGGGCCTTGACGAGCATCTCCTGCTCGCTCTGGGCGTCCGCACGTCACTGGTGGAACTGCTCGACGAGCCCGGGGGCGCGCAGGAACTGCTCGATCGCCTGGGCGATGCTCAGCGTCCGGTGGGGCGGGCCCAGTTGGGCGGGCTCTGGACGGCGCTGGCCGACGCCCCGGACGCGGCGGTCGAGCCGCCCGACCGTGTGCGGGCGGTCGTGGACGGCGACGTCGAGGTGGTCGACGCGGCGGACGCCCTCGTCCTCGACGGCCCCGACGTCCTTCCCCTCCTCGAAGGGCAGCCGCTCGTCATCGCCGCGCAGGGCCGCGACGCGCGCCTCGCCGAACTCCTGGACCTGCCGCTCGCCGGGGACGAGATCCCGGGGGTGGTGGAGTCGGACGGGGTGGACCGTCCCGTCCCGGAGGTCGTCAGGGCGGTCCTGCCAGGTGCCCCCGGCGAGTACCTCGCCCATGAGCGCCTCATCGTGGACGGCCAGGAAGTCCCGTGGTGGACGAGGGACGGCCGGATCCACGCGAGCGGCGCCGCCGGCCTGGCGCGGGCCCTGGCGTGGTCGGCCGGGCACTGGGGCGACCGGCTCCTGCTGGAGGCCGTCCTGCGCGCCCCCGAGACCCTGCCCGTCCTGCTCGCCGAGGACGACCTGGAGCCCTAG
- a CDS encoding DUF3027 domain-containing protein, whose amino-acid sequence MSPQRQSSPARSAAARTTTAAARRPRTPAVDSACAEAVDLAREAAEDTAGQTRVGEHLGLRAEGDRVVTHYFVCLDPAYTGWRWAVTVTRASRARNVTVSECVLLPGDDALLAPPWVPWLERLRPGDLGPGDLLPTAPDDVRLAPGFTQVDESTDREAQWELGLGRVRVLSREGRDEAAARWYDGVAGPRAPIAASAPAQCSTCGFYVVLAGALRQVFGVCANEYAPDDGRVVSADHGCGAHSEAVSLPAVSEHNPPVIDELGYEVVPTGGDEDAASLDDEALGHS is encoded by the coding sequence GTGAGCCCACAGCGCCAGTCCAGCCCCGCGCGCTCCGCCGCCGCGCGCACCACGACCGCGGCCGCCCGCCGGCCCCGCACACCCGCCGTCGACTCCGCCTGCGCCGAGGCGGTCGACCTCGCCCGGGAGGCCGCCGAGGACACCGCCGGCCAGACCCGGGTCGGCGAGCACCTCGGCCTGCGCGCCGAGGGCGACCGGGTGGTCACCCACTACTTCGTGTGCCTCGACCCCGCGTACACCGGCTGGCGGTGGGCCGTGACGGTGACCCGCGCGTCGCGCGCCAGGAACGTCACGGTCAGCGAGTGCGTCCTGCTCCCCGGCGACGACGCGCTCCTCGCGCCGCCGTGGGTGCCGTGGCTGGAGCGGCTGCGCCCGGGCGACCTCGGCCCCGGCGACCTGCTGCCGACCGCGCCCGACGACGTGCGGCTCGCGCCCGGCTTCACGCAGGTGGACGAGTCGACCGACCGCGAGGCCCAGTGGGAGCTCGGCCTCGGCCGCGTCCGGGTGCTGTCGCGTGAGGGCCGCGACGAGGCCGCCGCCCGCTGGTACGACGGCGTCGCCGGGCCCCGCGCCCCTATCGCCGCGTCCGCCCCCGCCCAGTGCTCCACGTGCGGCTTCTACGTGGTGCTGGCGGGCGCGCTGCGGCAGGTCTTCGGCGTCTGCGCCAACGAGTACGCGCCCGACGACGGCCGCGTCGTCTCCGCCGACCACGGCTGCGGCGCGCACTCCGAGGCCGTCTCCCTTCCGGCGGTGTCCGAGCACAACCCGCCGGTCATCGACGAGCTCGGCTACGAGGTCGTCCCCACCGGCGGTGACGAGGACGCCGCGTCCCTCGACGACGAGGCCCTCGGCCACAGCTGA
- a CDS encoding MFS transporter translates to MAERTRAGRSARAVTGGAARACRAARSAALGTGRLTRRVTHAQGAGRSGLGSLIESCAFNSAGDALVTVALAGTLFFGLDVDQARSQVALYLVVTMAPFALVAPLIGPALDRARHVRRYAIASTFVMRALLCWALASALPHGDQVTFLPAAFGVLVLSKAFGVLRAAVTPRVLPDEISLVTANARCSFAGLIAASITAPVGAGLAVLIGPGWVLRIGTVLFLLGAVFTVRLPRHVDVPEAERAAESAAPRRRWRALPRVGPVVAEAMQANAVLRAFSGFLIIYLAFLLRQERFDPVSHHVALGLLAACAGAGGLIGTALGAWMKARAPRFIVSATLATVTGVTAAGAAFFGLWAALAVATAAGLGQVLGKLSMDAVVQREIGEEVSSSTFAVSETLHQLSWVLGGLLGLGMSIVADGRLALATVAAALALASGLLVMRQAGARRAAGRPDPAGPLKDAHHEMRA, encoded by the coding sequence ATGGCAGAGCGGACACGGGCGGGTCGGTCCGCACGCGCCGTCACCGGTGGTGCGGCGCGGGCGTGCCGCGCAGCGCGCTCCGCCGCGCTCGGCACGGGACGGCTCACCCGCCGCGTCACCCACGCGCAGGGCGCCGGCCGGAGCGGGCTCGGCAGCCTGATCGAGTCGTGCGCGTTCAACTCCGCCGGGGACGCGCTGGTCACGGTCGCGCTCGCCGGAACCCTGTTCTTCGGCCTGGACGTCGACCAGGCGCGCAGCCAGGTCGCCCTCTACCTCGTCGTCACCATGGCGCCGTTCGCGCTGGTCGCGCCGCTGATCGGCCCGGCGCTGGACCGGGCGAGGCACGTCCGCCGGTACGCGATCGCGAGCACGTTCGTGATGCGGGCGCTGCTGTGCTGGGCGCTGGCGAGCGCGCTCCCGCACGGCGACCAGGTCACCTTCCTGCCGGCCGCGTTCGGCGTGCTCGTGCTGTCCAAGGCCTTCGGGGTGCTGCGGGCCGCGGTGACCCCGCGCGTCCTGCCGGACGAGATCTCGCTGGTGACGGCGAACGCGCGCTGCTCGTTCGCCGGGCTCATCGCCGCGTCGATCACCGCGCCCGTCGGCGCCGGGCTCGCCGTGCTGATCGGGCCGGGCTGGGTGCTGCGCATCGGGACGGTCCTGTTCCTGCTGGGCGCCGTGTTCACCGTGCGGCTGCCCCGGCACGTGGACGTCCCCGAAGCCGAACGGGCGGCGGAGAGCGCCGCCCCGCGCCGCCGGTGGCGGGCGCTGCCGCGCGTCGGCCCGGTCGTCGCCGAGGCGATGCAGGCGAACGCGGTGCTCCGCGCGTTCTCCGGCTTCCTGATCATCTACCTGGCGTTCCTGCTGCGCCAGGAGCGGTTCGACCCCGTGTCGCACCATGTCGCCCTCGGCCTGCTGGCGGCGTGCGCGGGCGCGGGCGGGCTGATCGGCACCGCGCTCGGCGCCTGGATGAAGGCGCGGGCGCCGCGGTTCATCGTGTCGGCGACGCTGGCGACCGTCACCGGCGTCACCGCCGCGGGCGCCGCGTTCTTCGGGCTGTGGGCGGCCCTCGCCGTGGCGACCGCGGCCGGGCTCGGTCAGGTGCTCGGCAAGCTGTCCATGGACGCGGTCGTGCAGCGCGAGATCGGCGAGGAGGTGAGCTCGTCCACCTTCGCGGTGTCGGAGACCCTGCACCAGCTCAGCTGGGTCCTCGGCGGGCTGCTCGGCCTCGGCATGTCGATCGTCGCGGACGGGCGGCTCGCGCTCGCCACCGTCGCGGCGGCGCTCGCCCTCGCGTCCGGGCTGCTGGTGATGCGGCAGGCCGGAGCCCGGCGTGCGGCCGGCCGGCCCGACCCCGCCGGCCCGCTCAAGGACGCGCACCACGAGATGCGCGCCTGA
- a CDS encoding cold-shock protein, which produces MPTGKVKWYDSDKGFGFLTRDDGGEVFVHSSALPAGVTTLKPGQRIEFGVVEGRRGQQALQVRVLETLPSVEKTIAKQRRKKPDEMVVITEDLIKLLDGISNTYRRGKHPAPAEAKKIAIVLRAVADDLAP; this is translated from the coding sequence GTGCCGACTGGCAAGGTCAAGTGGTACGACTCCGACAAGGGGTTCGGCTTCCTCACCCGCGACGACGGCGGTGAGGTCTTCGTGCACTCGTCGGCGCTGCCGGCCGGGGTCACGACCCTCAAGCCGGGCCAGCGCATCGAGTTCGGCGTGGTCGAGGGGCGCCGCGGTCAGCAGGCCCTGCAGGTGCGGGTGCTGGAGACGCTGCCGTCGGTGGAGAAGACCATCGCCAAGCAGCGGCGCAAGAAGCCCGACGAGATGGTCGTCATCACCGAGGACCTGATCAAGCTGCTGGACGGGATCTCCAACACCTACCGGCGGGGCAAGCACCCGGCGCCCGCGGAGGCCAAGAAGATCGCCATCGTGCTGCGCGCGGTCGCCGACGACCTGGCGCCCTGA
- a CDS encoding HAD family hydrolase, translating into MLDLPSSAPSRDGLAIGFDLDLTLADTRAGISAVYAALAAETGVPIDTGQVVRRIGPPLEEELAYWFPPERVPAMAARYRAIYADVAVPATVLMPGAAAALEAVRARGGRVVVVSGKNQADTERTVRFLGLAADAVVGGLFGADKGAALREHGAGAYIGDHTGDVDAARAASAVAVAVATGAFDSAALSAYGADVVLPDLLAFPGWLGGFGAG; encoded by the coding sequence GTGCTCGATCTTCCCTCCTCCGCGCCGTCCCGCGACGGCCTCGCCATCGGTTTCGACCTCGATCTGACCCTCGCCGACACCCGCGCCGGGATCAGTGCCGTCTACGCGGCCCTGGCGGCGGAGACGGGCGTCCCGATCGACACCGGCCAGGTGGTGCGGCGCATCGGGCCGCCGCTGGAGGAGGAGCTGGCGTACTGGTTCCCGCCGGAGCGGGTGCCCGCGATGGCGGCGCGCTACCGGGCGATCTACGCCGACGTCGCGGTCCCGGCGACCGTCCTGATGCCGGGCGCGGCCGCCGCGCTGGAGGCCGTGCGGGCCCGCGGCGGGCGGGTGGTCGTCGTGTCGGGCAAGAACCAGGCCGACACCGAGCGGACCGTCCGGTTCCTCGGGCTGGCGGCGGACGCCGTGGTGGGCGGCCTGTTCGGCGCCGACAAGGGCGCCGCGCTGCGCGAGCACGGCGCCGGCGCCTACATCGGCGACCACACCGGCGACGTGGACGCCGCACGGGCCGCGTCGGCGGTGGCGGTGGCCGTCGCGACCGGCGCGTTCGACTCGGCGGCCCTCAGCGCCTACGGCGCGGACGTCGTCCTGCCGGACCTGCTGGCGTTCCCCGGCTGGCTCGGGGGCTTCGGGGCGGGCTGA
- a CDS encoding GNAT family N-acetyltransferase yields MFKSPRKAADGAFLPEDFVVPTLVAGPDFQIRPITVHDVVKDYGAVIGSLDRLAGRFGPEWGWPDREFTFEQALIDVAWLQKQGQLRRSFSYVVITPDGERQLGRIHVAPSDRPGSDAVVVFWVRADEENSVLEKELEGFVREWVGTAWPFDKVRFPGRD; encoded by the coding sequence ATGTTCAAGTCTCCGCGGAAGGCGGCCGACGGGGCCTTCCTGCCCGAGGACTTCGTGGTGCCCACGCTGGTGGCCGGACCCGACTTCCAGATCCGTCCGATCACCGTGCACGACGTCGTCAAGGACTACGGCGCCGTGATCGGCAGCCTGGACCGGCTGGCCGGGCGGTTCGGGCCCGAGTGGGGCTGGCCCGACCGCGAGTTCACCTTCGAGCAGGCCCTGATCGACGTCGCGTGGCTGCAGAAGCAGGGGCAGCTGCGGCGCTCGTTCAGCTACGTCGTGATCACACCGGACGGGGAGCGGCAGCTCGGCCGCATCCACGTCGCCCCCTCGGACCGTCCCGGCTCGGACGCGGTGGTCGTCTTCTGGGTGCGCGCGGACGAGGAGAACTCCGTCCTGGAGAAGGAGCTGGAGGGGTTCGTCCGCGAATGGGTCGGCACGGCGTGGCCCTTCGACAAGGTCCGCTTCCCCGGCCGCGACTGA
- a CDS encoding TetR/AcrR family transcriptional regulator translates to MTTSTRDRIVTESLRLFADRGYAATSVAEIEAAAGLSPGAGGLYRHFRSKEEVLSSAIREHIERTRRQISDVLTQSTAFEERPLETRLRMTCQAGLAKMREEQDLIRVLFRDLDQFPNLVAEMREGIVNPLYDGIATWLAAQPEFEGSDEDWPAVASILGGAVVNYWLANEAMYEPPTRIDEKRFVESWARLGLGLVHLERTPAT, encoded by the coding sequence ATGACGACATCTACGCGCGATCGCATCGTGACCGAGTCGCTCCGGTTGTTCGCCGACCGGGGCTACGCGGCGACGTCGGTCGCCGAGATCGAGGCGGCGGCCGGCCTGTCCCCGGGCGCGGGCGGCCTCTACCGGCACTTCCGGTCCAAGGAGGAAGTGCTCTCCTCGGCCATCCGCGAGCACATCGAGCGGACCCGCCGGCAGATAAGCGACGTCCTCACGCAGTCCACCGCGTTCGAGGAGCGCCCGCTCGAAACCCGGCTGCGCATGACGTGCCAGGCCGGGCTCGCCAAGATGCGCGAGGAGCAGGACCTCATCCGGGTCCTGTTCCGCGACCTCGACCAGTTCCCGAACCTGGTCGCGGAGATGCGCGAGGGCATCGTCAACCCGCTCTACGACGGGATCGCCACCTGGCTCGCGGCGCAGCCCGAGTTCGAGGGCTCCGACGAGGACTGGCCGGCGGTCGCGTCGATCCTCGGCGGCGCCGTGGTGAACTACTGGCTGGCGAACGAGGCGATGTACGAGCCCCCAACGCGCATCGACGAGAAGCGGTTCGTGGAGAGCTGGGCTCGGCTCGGCCTCGGGCTGGTGCACCTGGAGCGCACGCCCGCCACCTGA